In Bacteroidota bacterium, a single genomic region encodes these proteins:
- a CDS encoding gliding motility-associated C-terminal domain-containing protein, translating to MKSSGFIVSVLFLMFTFQGITQNVVNNGNQIVVTPGAYVMIGGDFINKNDGTNDGVVALDGNIVLKQNWVNFANNNVLSLIGSSPAGNVIMDGLTKQAIEGTNASHFENLIIRNGDKILRVSDCEVNDTLFVDAVLKLNSHKLIIDNQNRAAIQHLSNYILSETDPLVGYGELQWNIGSVLDTYEIPFGSGLIASNDLNVTFTTRTPGQPNSGGVSFATYPADCKNFPLPTGVMSLDKDYDLVVNRYWIIDPLYLNAKPGADITFRYTEEDVNPRCNARMTEGDLKAVSYNTLTNEWNDSLATGTDAPASNLLFAENITQDNFYAPWALVNEFKPWEFFTPNAFTPNGDGVNDEFRPIGYNLEFQTFEMSIYDRWGGKIYETTDYNAPWKGRAWNSSQKCPGGVYTWLVFVTDKYGKISKYRGIVTLVP from the coding sequence GTTAGTGTACTTTTTTTGATGTTCACCTTTCAGGGAATCACCCAGAATGTGGTGAACAACGGTAACCAGATAGTGGTGACACCGGGTGCTTATGTTATGATTGGTGGCGACTTCATTAATAAGAACGACGGCACCAACGACGGTGTTGTTGCACTTGATGGCAATATTGTGCTGAAACAAAACTGGGTAAATTTTGCGAATAATAATGTTCTGTCACTGATTGGCTCCTCTCCTGCAGGAAACGTTATTATGGACGGGCTTACCAAACAGGCAATAGAAGGTACGAATGCATCGCACTTCGAGAATCTTATTATCCGCAATGGCGATAAAATACTGAGAGTCTCGGATTGCGAAGTTAATGATACTCTTTTTGTAGACGCCGTTCTTAAACTGAACAGCCATAAATTGATTATTGACAATCAGAATCGTGCTGCCATCCAGCATTTGAGTAATTATATCCTCAGTGAAACAGATCCATTGGTCGGTTACGGCGAACTGCAATGGAACATCGGAAGTGTGTTGGACACTTACGAAATTCCGTTTGGCTCAGGGCTCATTGCTTCAAACGATTTAAATGTGACATTCACAACGAGAACGCCCGGACAGCCCAACAGCGGCGGCGTATCATTTGCCACCTACCCTGCCGACTGTAAGAATTTCCCCTTGCCCACGGGTGTTATGAGCCTTGATAAAGATTATGATTTGGTTGTAAACCGCTACTGGATTATTGATCCGCTGTATCTGAACGCAAAGCCCGGTGCAGATATCACCTTCAGGTATACTGAAGAAGATGTAAACCCGCGCTGCAACGCTCGTATGACCGAAGGCGACCTTAAAGCAGTATCCTATAATACACTTACCAATGAATGGAACGACAGCCTTGCTACCGGCACTGATGCTCCGGCAAGCAACCTGCTGTTTGCTGAAAATATCACACAGGATAATTTTTACGCGCCCTGGGCATTGGTAAATGAATTCAAACCATGGGAATTCTTTACACCGAATGCTTTTACACCTAACGGCGATGGCGTAAATGATGAGTTCAGACCCATTGGTTATAATCTGGAATTTCAAACTTTTGAAATGTCTATTTACGATCGTTGGGGCGGGAAGATTTATGAAACCACTGATTACAATGCGCCGTGGAAGGGTCGTGCATGGAATAGTTCACAAAAATGCCCGGGTGGCGTTTATACCTGGTTGGTGTTTGTTACCGACAAATACGGCAAGATCAGCAAATACAGGGGTATTGTAACCCTGGTTCCATAG
- a CDS encoding T9SS type A sorting domain-containing protein gives MKKIALPIILFFACTAFIMAQSGLNLIPGKIVGKRGEVNRVELNPNSKVPYTDTLLYVWMKTTGTTGFQVSATTPSIAQYFNAPQTINVKGANFYGKAYNVPSITVTVQLFLAGADSMPTGSALATTTVNVDSLGSNGVLQRAMFTNAIAVSAPYVIVITNAGANAVGIATNDNAANDGQGENLARIKAGMTWARILSYGYDCDWLIEPIVNYTLARVYFTMDKTCINNGDLVNFTNVHPAIYVDRMYEYYVNVDSTKYQFGWNFGDSPTLFNAIDTSHQYAVAAPYTITLGDIFVGYCFFTSAQDTTANIDICSGIGTNQTSAVSIYPNPAKNFINIDNAVNARVEIYNMLGMNVARINSAGVSETIDISALPAGSYFIRIENDGAVQTRKIEVRK, from the coding sequence ATGAAAAAAATTGCTCTACCCATTATTCTCTTCTTTGCCTGTACTGCCTTTATTATGGCGCAATCAGGATTAAATCTTATCCCCGGCAAGATAGTCGGCAAACGCGGTGAGGTAAATCGCGTTGAGCTGAATCCAAACAGTAAGGTACCGTATACCGATACGCTTCTTTATGTGTGGATGAAAACTACCGGAACAACCGGTTTTCAGGTGAGTGCAACAACGCCGTCTATTGCTCAGTATTTCAATGCACCTCAGACTATCAATGTGAAAGGTGCAAATTTCTATGGCAAAGCTTATAATGTACCTTCTATAACAGTTACCGTGCAGTTATTTCTTGCAGGCGCCGATTCAATGCCCACAGGCAGCGCTCTTGCAACTACAACCGTCAATGTTGACTCATTGGGTTCAAACGGTGTACTGCAGCGTGCTATGTTCACAAATGCTATAGCCGTAAGTGCCCCGTATGTAATTGTTATTACAAATGCCGGTGCAAATGCGGTTGGTATTGCTACGAATGACAATGCTGCTAATGACGGACAGGGTGAAAATCTTGCAAGAATAAAAGCAGGAATGACCTGGGCGCGTATTTTATCCTATGGTTATGATTGCGACTGGCTTATTGAACCTATTGTAAATTACACTCTTGCCCGGGTTTATTTCACAATGGATAAAACTTGCATCAATAATGGAGACTTAGTAAACTTCACCAATGTGCATCCTGCCATTTACGTAGATCGTATGTATGAGTATTATGTGAACGTTGACTCAACAAAATACCAGTTCGGATGGAATTTTGGAGACAGCCCGACTTTATTCAACGCAATTGACACATCGCATCAATACGCAGTTGCAGCCCCGTACACCATTACACTCGGCGATATTTTTGTAGGATACTGTTTTTTCACTTCTGCTCAGGATACTACCGCCAATATTGATATTTGCAGCGGCATTGGTACCAACCAAACCTCGGCCGTTTCTATTTATCCGAATCCTGCCAAAAACTTCATTAATATTGACAATGCTGTAAATGCCCGTGTTGAAATTTACAATATGCTTGGTATGAATGTAGCCAGAATTAATAGTGCAGGAGTTTCTGAAACTATTGATATAAGTGCTTTACCTGCCGGCAGCTATTTTATTCGAATTGAAAATGACGGTGCGGTACAAACACGAAAAATTGAAGTGAGAAAGTAA
- the thiL gene encoding thiamine-phosphate kinase, whose product MIEPEQSRTELSELGEFGLIDRLTADITIFHEQTVKGVGDDAAVIDAGDRFILVSTDLLVEGVHFDLTYTPLKHLGYKAAVVNFSDICAMNGMPKQITVGLAVSNRFPVEALDEFYAGLKLACERYKVDIVGGDTTSSTTGMFISITVLGDVAKEDVVYRSGAKEHDLICVSGDLGGAYAGLLLLEREKVVFRADPEMQPDLEGYDYPLERQLKPEARTDIVKKLKIAGLKPTSMIDISDGLASEIMHLCKNSKSGAAIYEDKLPVDAATVTLAEEFKLDPTTVALNGGEDYELLFTIPITELKRIQQVENVTIIGHITDIKDGLSMITRSGQSVPVLAQGWDALSKREDSGPK is encoded by the coding sequence ATGATAGAACCTGAACAAAGCAGAACCGAATTGTCTGAATTGGGCGAATTTGGTTTAATTGACCGCCTGACGGCTGATATTACAATATTCCATGAACAAACCGTAAAAGGCGTGGGCGATGATGCGGCGGTTATTGATGCCGGCGATCGTTTCATATTGGTGTCAACTGATTTGTTGGTTGAGGGCGTTCATTTTGATTTGACCTATACACCGCTGAAACACCTTGGCTACAAAGCCGCAGTGGTTAATTTTTCTGATATATGCGCCATGAACGGCATGCCGAAGCAGATTACCGTGGGCCTTGCCGTATCAAACCGCTTCCCGGTTGAGGCGCTTGATGAGTTTTATGCCGGACTGAAGCTCGCTTGCGAACGTTATAAGGTTGATATTGTGGGTGGTGATACAACCAGCAGTACAACGGGTATGTTCATCTCTATTACGGTACTGGGCGATGTTGCCAAGGAAGATGTTGTATATCGGTCAGGTGCGAAGGAGCATGATTTGATTTGTGTTTCGGGCGATCTGGGTGGCGCATATGCCGGACTGTTGCTGCTCGAACGCGAAAAAGTTGTTTTTAGAGCCGACCCCGAAATGCAGCCAGACCTCGAAGGATATGATTATCCGCTGGAGCGGCAACTGAAGCCTGAAGCCCGGACAGACATTGTGAAAAAGCTGAAAATTGCTGGTTTGAAGCCGACTTCCATGATTGACATCAGTGATGGGCTGGCTTCTGAAATAATGCATCTGTGTAAAAATTCGAAAAGCGGTGCTGCCATTTACGAGGATAAACTACCTGTAGATGCAGCAACAGTTACACTTGCCGAAGAATTTAAACTGGATCCGACAACAGTTGCTCTTAACGGAGGTGAAGACTATGAACTGCTGTTTACCATTCCTATCACGGAATTAAAACGGATACAGCAAGTGGAAAATGTTACTATTATTGGTCATATAACCGATATTAAGGATGGCTTGAGTATGATTACACGCAGTGGACAATCGGTACCTGTTCTTGCTCAGGGTTGGGATGCCTTAAGCAAAAGGGAAGACAGTGGTCCGAAGTAA
- a CDS encoding exonuclease domain-containing protein has translation MYAIVDIETTGGRQIDRITEIAVYVHDGTKIVDEYTTLVNPELSIPYFVQRLTGITNEMVTSAPKFYEVARRIVEITNNCMFVAHNASFDYNFLKGEFKRLGYHYKRKMLCTVKLSRRLLPGMPSYSLGKLCNELGIEVVGRHRAAGDALATVKLFEKLLSVGVDSKDIFSSSRLSAISRHHPLLDPLKIEGLPEEPGVYHFHDDKNNLIYIGKSRNIYSRVMAHFGNNTTRAMNMCERIADIQYELTGSELIALLIESAEIKKNKPVFNRAQRRTGYTYGIFESTDANGYRVLKLDKNNCSELPLMTFTSKFEGQRWLEKTVEKNRLCQKLTGLYKTDGACFHHAVQQCDGACIGQEPPDEYNLRVEKALSAFRFDNQNFFIIDKGRNKDEKAVIKIEKGRYIGWGYADTMEAVSDIESLNNYITPADDNRDVQQIIRSYLRHHKVEKMIIY, from the coding sequence ATGTACGCTATTGTTGATATCGAGACCACAGGCGGTCGCCAGATAGACCGTATTACTGAAATTGCCGTTTATGTTCATGATGGCACCAAAATAGTGGATGAATATACGACACTGGTAAATCCTGAATTAAGCATCCCCTACTTCGTTCAGCGGCTCACCGGAATAACGAATGAAATGGTTACAAGTGCGCCAAAATTCTACGAAGTGGCACGCCGCATTGTCGAGATTACCAATAACTGTATGTTCGTTGCGCATAATGCCAGTTTCGATTACAACTTTCTTAAAGGAGAATTCAAACGTCTGGGCTATCATTACAAACGTAAAATGCTGTGTACGGTAAAGCTTTCGCGAAGGCTGCTACCCGGCATGCCGTCATACAGCCTGGGTAAATTATGCAATGAACTGGGCATCGAAGTAGTTGGAAGACACCGTGCCGCTGGCGATGCACTCGCCACGGTAAAACTATTTGAAAAACTTTTAAGCGTAGGTGTTGACAGCAAAGATATCTTTTCGAGTTCCAGGCTCAGCGCCATAAGCCGTCATCATCCACTGCTCGACCCCCTGAAAATTGAAGGACTTCCGGAAGAGCCCGGTGTGTATCATTTTCATGACGACAAGAATAACCTTATCTATATCGGTAAAAGCCGAAACATTTACTCGCGCGTAATGGCGCATTTCGGAAATAATACCACGCGTGCTATGAATATGTGTGAGCGCATTGCCGATATTCAGTACGAACTCACAGGCAGCGAACTCATCGCGTTGCTTATTGAATCGGCTGAAATAAAAAAGAATAAGCCGGTATTTAACCGGGCACAACGCCGCACCGGCTACACCTACGGTATCTTTGAAAGCACGGATGCGAACGGATACCGGGTGCTGAAACTCGACAAAAATAATTGCTCCGAGCTCCCATTGATGACCTTTACCTCCAAGTTTGAAGGACAGCGCTGGCTCGAAAAAACGGTCGAGAAGAACCGCCTTTGCCAAAAACTGACCGGACTATACAAGACGGATGGTGCGTGTTTTCATCACGCCGTACAGCAGTGCGACGGTGCATGCATCGGTCAGGAACCGCCCGACGAATACAACCTCCGCGTAGAAAAAGCGCTCTCGGCATTCCGTTTCGACAATCAGAATTTTTTCATTATTGACAAAGGAAGAAACAAAGACGAAAAAGCAGTGATTAAAATTGAAAAAGGCCGTTACATAGGATGGGGCTACGCCGACACCATGGAGGCCGTTTCAGACATCGAATCGCTGAATAACTACATCACTCCTGCCGACGATAACCGAGACGTGCAGCAGATTATACGAAGCTATTTACGGCATCATAAAGTTGAAAAAATGATTATATATTAG
- a CDS encoding four helix bundle protein, with amino-acid sequence MIIHKFEDIIAWQKAQDYAVTIYSVFKNLKDFGFKDQIQRAAISISNNVAEGFDRSSDADFSRFIYMAKSSCSEVKSMTYLALKLKYINEEEQSLLIKDSDEISRILRGILKSLQPKQ; translated from the coding sequence ATGATAATTCACAAATTTGAAGATATAATTGCCTGGCAGAAAGCACAGGATTATGCCGTGACCATTTATTCAGTTTTTAAGAATCTGAAGGATTTTGGGTTTAAGGACCAGATTCAAAGAGCTGCTATTTCAATTTCAAACAATGTTGCCGAAGGATTTGACCGAAGTTCAGATGCAGATTTCTCACGATTCATTTATATGGCCAAAAGCTCGTGCAGTGAAGTAAAATCGATGACATATCTTGCATTAAAGCTGAAATATATAAATGAGGAGGAGCAAAGCTTGCTGATTAAAGACTCTGATGAAATATCACGAATATTGCGAGGCATACTTAAATCATTGCAGCCTAAACAATAA
- a CDS encoding LexA family transcriptional regulator, with protein MQFASNIKFLRKRHGRTQEEVAFALEMKRSTLSGYENEVAQPNIDALLAFSRYYNISIDTLVKTDLSGMPESSLSQLERGYDTYITGSKIRVLATTVDRENNENIELVPVKAKAGYASGFADPEYIQSLQTFQLPFLSHERKYRTFQISGDSMLPIPSGSWITCEFVQNWHHIRDRHAYVFLTLDDGIVFKIAENRIRENGLLMLHSFNPAYAPYEMPVNQLREVWKFVNYISSELPEPNSFSQNVLKTVENLRSDVELLKKKLKKM; from the coding sequence ATGCAGTTTGCATCAAATATTAAATTTTTGCGCAAGCGCCACGGTCGTACTCAGGAAGAGGTGGCCTTTGCACTGGAGATGAAACGCTCTACGCTGAGCGGCTACGAAAATGAGGTGGCACAGCCCAATATTGATGCGCTGCTGGCATTTTCCAGATACTATAATATCTCTATTGACACACTGGTAAAAACCGACCTGAGCGGTATGCCCGAAAGCAGTCTGTCGCAGCTTGAGCGGGGTTACGATACTTACATCACCGGAAGTAAAATCAGGGTGCTGGCTACCACAGTTGACCGTGAGAATAACGAGAACATTGAACTTGTTCCCGTCAAGGCAAAAGCCGGATATGCCAGTGGTTTTGCGGATCCCGAATACATACAGTCGCTGCAAACATTCCAGTTGCCCTTTCTTTCGCATGAACGAAAATACCGGACATTTCAGATAAGCGGTGATTCCATGCTCCCGATACCAAGCGGTTCGTGGATTACCTGTGAGTTTGTACAGAACTGGCATCACATCCGCGACCGCCATGCCTATGTTTTTCTGACACTCGACGACGGTATCGTATTCAAGATAGCCGAGAACAGGATACGTGAAAACGGCCTGCTGATGCTGCATTCATTCAATCCTGCCTATGCGCCGTACGAAATGCCGGTCAATCAGCTGCGCGAGGTATGGAAATTTGTGAATTACATTAGCAGCGAGCTTCCAGAACCCAACAGTTTCAGCCAGAATGTGCTGAAAACAGTAGAAAACCTCAGAAGCGATGTTGAACTATTGAAGAAGAAGCTGAAAAAAATGTAA
- the dinB gene encoding DNA polymerase IV, with product METHNNRNIIHLDLDSFFVSVERLLNSSLVGKPVIIGGTSDRGVVSSCSYEARKYGVTSAMPMRMARSLCADAVVIRGDMDQYSKYSRIVTDIIAEKAPLFEKASIDEHYIDVTGMDRFFGTQKWSQELRKYIIDNTGLPISMGLSINKTVSKIATGEAKPNGEIYVSPDNTRPFLAPLSIRKIPMIGEKTFQMLRSMGIVTIDTLSHIPPDMMQRVLGTNGLVIWKKANGIDNTPVQQFSERISVGTETTFENDTIDITRIRQMLVSMVEKIAYQARKKQKLASCITIKIRYSNFDTHTLQKRLPYTSFDHVLIPAAISLFDKLYQRRMLIRLVGVRLSGLISGVQQINMFDDTPEMVSLYTAMDKIRKRYGSKAILRAVGLHDELRNNN from the coding sequence GTGGAAACGCATAATAACCGTAATATTATTCATCTCGACCTGGACTCATTCTTTGTTTCGGTAGAACGGTTGCTGAATTCAAGCCTTGTCGGGAAGCCTGTGATTATCGGAGGCACTTCCGACCGGGGCGTAGTGTCGAGCTGCAGCTACGAGGCGCGGAAATATGGCGTAACGTCGGCTATGCCGATGCGTATGGCGCGTTCGCTTTGCGCTGATGCCGTGGTGATACGCGGCGACATGGATCAATATTCAAAATACTCGCGCATTGTTACCGACATCATTGCCGAAAAAGCGCCTCTCTTCGAAAAAGCCTCTATCGACGAGCATTACATTGATGTTACCGGCATGGATCGTTTTTTTGGTACGCAGAAATGGTCGCAGGAACTCAGGAAATATATTATAGATAATACGGGATTACCCATTTCCATGGGATTATCCATAAACAAAACCGTATCTAAAATAGCCACCGGAGAAGCCAAGCCCAACGGAGAAATCTACGTTTCGCCCGATAACACACGTCCGTTTCTGGCGCCGCTCTCCATACGCAAGATACCGATGATAGGCGAAAAAACATTCCAGATGCTGCGTTCCATGGGCATCGTAACCATCGATACGCTGAGTCACATTCCGCCCGATATGATGCAGCGCGTGCTGGGCACCAACGGTCTGGTGATATGGAAAAAGGCGAACGGCATCGACAATACACCCGTGCAGCAGTTCAGCGAACGTATATCTGTGGGTACGGAAACCACCTTCGAAAACGACACCATAGACATAACACGTATACGGCAGATGCTGGTGAGTATGGTAGAGAAAATCGCTTATCAGGCACGCAAAAAACAAAAACTCGCGTCGTGTATCACCATCAAAATACGGTATTCAAATTTCGATACGCACACCTTACAGAAACGCCTTCCCTACACATCATTCGATCATGTGCTGATACCCGCGGCCATCAGCCTGTTCGATAAACTGTACCAGCGCAGAATGCTTATACGGCTTGTGGGCGTAAGACTCAGCGGACTCATAAGCGGCGTGCAGCAGATAAATATGTTTGACGATACACCCGAAATGGTGAGCCTCTACACCGCCATGGATAAGATACGTAAACGCTACGGCAGCAAGGCAATTTTGAGGGCAGTAGGATTGCATGATGAACTAAGAAATAATAACTAA